TATCCCCGTCTTCTTCTTTCCATTCTCCAGAAATTTTATTACCTGTTTGTTTTAAATCTATTTGTAGTGATGTTTTACTAATGATATTTTGACCACTCCAGTCATATCGTAATAATTGTCCAGTATAATTCCCTGATATGTTTGTCTCAATTGGTGTTTGTTTTACTTTTTTAAAGCTTTCAGGAACCTCAGATTCAGTAATAGTAATTACTTCCGAAATAGGTATAGAAATAGTTTTTGACTTGCTTGGATTGATGTTTTCAGCCTCTGGATTAGCAAGTTCAATATCTGCAGGTTTAAAGCCTCTTGCTGCAGATTTGTTAAGCCAGTATGTAGCCTTATCAGAGTCTATACTTGTCCCATAACCGTTTCGATAACATAGTCCGAGCATATACATAGCAGCTGGATTATTTTTTTGCGATCCTAACTCAAATTGCTTAATAGCTTTGTCATAATCTTGTGTACAACCTAATCCTTTGTAGTACATATAGCCTAATGAATAATTACAACCAGAATTTCCTTTTTCTGCTCCTTCTTTAAAAATGTTCAAAGCCTGAAGATAGTCCTGAGGAACATTCTCCCCTTTCATTAAAATTGTTCCCAATTTTTGCCAGGCGTAGTCATATCCTGATGTTGCAGCTTTCTTAAAACAGTCTATAGCTTTAGTAATATCTCCTTTAACACTGACTCCTTCTTTGTACAGAAGACCTAAGTTGAACCAGGCTTGAGCATAGCCTGCCTCGGCAGCTTTTTCAAGCCAGAGAATACCTTTTTCTTCGTTGGCAACTAATGTAATGCCTTTAATATAAATT
The Flavobacterium flavigenum genome window above contains:
- a CDS encoding T9SS type A sorting domain-containing protein — protein: MSKTIQRAAIILLLLGNSLCHAQQIPAEKKILLTANLQLQKGSPYYNPEEALKSYNLLAEKGNPEAMNALGLIYIKGITLVANEEKGILWLEKAAEAGYAQAWFNLGLLYKEGVSVKGDITKAIDCFKKAATSGYDYAWQKLGTILMKGENVPQDYLQALNIFKEGAEKGNSGCNYSLGYMYYKGLGCTQDYDKAIKQFELGSQKNNPAAMYMLGLCYRNGYGTSIDSDKATYWLNKSAARGFKPADIELANPEAENINPSKSKTISIPISEVITITESEVPESFKKVKQTPIETNISGNYTGQLLRYDWSGQNIISKTSLQIDLKQTGNKISGEWKEEDGDNTSFTALIQENAITFQDSKIDRIDHFHKNIPTTYEFKEAKLQLLETPESLFLVGNLNLYNVKEKENEKPIFLILERKQAKNTTEELEIVSKVVVYPNPFTNSFELGFNLAKNADVTASIHSLTGRLLYTTQWNNLEKGPQIKQIVLNAPSGNYILRINYGNEVKTSILIKK